A genomic region of Capnocytophaga canimorsus contains the following coding sequences:
- the rpmD gene encoding 50S ribosomal protein L30: protein MAKVKVTQVKSQIKRPKDQKLTLVALGLKGIGKTVEHNATPNILGMINKVKHLVSVEEIK from the coding sequence ATGGCAAAAGTTAAAGTAACACAAGTGAAAAGCCAAATCAAACGCCCTAAGGATCAAAAATTAACCTTAGTGGCTCTTGGTTTGAAAGGTATTGGAAAAACAGTTGAGCACAATGCAACTCCCAATATTCTTGGTATGATTAATAAAGTAAAACACTTAGTTTCTGTTGAAGAAATTAAATAA
- the rpsS gene encoding 30S ribosomal protein S19: MARSLKKGPYVHYSLEKKIQQNIETGKKTVIKTWSRASMITPDFVGQTIAVHNGRQFVPVYVTENMVGHKLGEFSPTRSFRGHAGAKNKGKK; this comes from the coding sequence ATGGCACGTTCATTAAAAAAAGGACCTTATGTTCACTATAGTTTGGAGAAGAAAATCCAACAAAATATTGAAACGGGTAAGAAGACTGTGATTAAAACTTGGTCACGAGCTTCAATGATAACCCCTGATTTTGTAGGTCAAACGATAGCAGTACACAATGGTCGTCAGTTTGTTCCAGTTTATGTAACTGAGAATATGGTAGGACACAAATTAGGAGAATTTTCACCAACACGTTCCTTTAGAGGGCACGCTGGTGCAAAAAATAAAGGTAAAAAATAA
- the rpsC gene encoding 30S ribosomal protein S3, producing MGQKTNPIGNRLGIIRGWESNWYGGNDYGDKLAEDDKIRKYVLTRLSKASVSRVIIERTLKLVTVTITTARPGIIIGKGGQEVDKLKEELKKITGKDIQINIFEIKRPELDANLVAASIARQIESRISYRRAIKMAIAAAMRMNAEGIKVMISGRLNGAEMARSESYKEGRIPLSTFRADIDYALDEAHTTYGRMGIKVWIMKGEVYGKRELSPLTGMTKKATGKSAASSTPSGAPKRARRRK from the coding sequence ATGGGACAAAAGACAAATCCAATCGGAAATCGCCTTGGAATTATCAGAGGATGGGAATCTAACTGGTACGGAGGTAATGACTACGGAGATAAACTTGCTGAAGACGACAAAATCAGAAAGTACGTTCTAACGCGTTTATCAAAAGCCAGTGTTTCACGTGTGATTATTGAAAGAACTTTAAAACTTGTAACCGTTACTATCACTACAGCTCGTCCTGGAATCATCATCGGTAAAGGTGGGCAAGAGGTAGACAAGCTTAAAGAGGAATTGAAAAAAATCACAGGTAAGGATATTCAAATCAATATCTTTGAAATCAAAAGACCTGAACTTGATGCTAACTTAGTGGCGGCAAGTATTGCGCGTCAAATAGAAAGCCGTATTTCATACCGTAGAGCTATCAAGATGGCTATTGCAGCTGCTATGCGTATGAATGCTGAAGGTATCAAGGTGATGATTTCAGGGCGTTTGAACGGAGCTGAGATGGCACGTTCTGAAAGCTACAAAGAAGGACGTATTCCTTTATCTACTTTCAGAGCAGACATCGATTATGCTCTTGACGAGGCACACACTACCTATGGACGTATGGGAATTAAAGTGTGGATTATGAAAGGTGAAGTTTACGGAAAAAGAGAGCTTTCTCCACTAACAGGAATGACTAAAAAAGCTACGGGTAAGTCTGCAGCATCAAGCACTCCTTCTGGGGCACCTAAAAGAGCTCGTCGTAGAAAGTAA
- the rpsK gene encoding 30S ribosomal protein S11 encodes MAKSNAKTSKKRKVVIESVGEAHVSATFNNVIISLTNKKGDVISWSSAGKMGFRGSKKNTPYAAQVAAEDAAKVAFDAGLKKVKVYVKGPGNGRESAIRTIHNAGIEVTEIIDVTPLPHNGCRPPKRRRV; translated from the coding sequence ATGGCAAAATCAAATGCAAAAACTTCAAAGAAGAGAAAAGTTGTTATTGAATCAGTAGGGGAGGCACACGTTTCGGCTACTTTCAACAATGTTATTATTTCTCTTACTAATAAAAAAGGAGATGTCATTTCGTGGTCTTCTGCAGGTAAAATGGGTTTTAGAGGGTCAAAGAAAAACACTCCCTATGCTGCACAGGTTGCCGCTGAAGATGCCGCTAAGGTAGCTTTTGATGCAGGGCTTAAAAAAGTAAAAGTTTACGTAAAAGGACCAGGTAACGGAAGAGAGTCTGCTATTCGTACAATTCACAATGCGGGTATTGAAGTAACTGAAATCATTGATGTTACACCACTTCCGCATAACGGATGTCGTCCGCCTAAAAGACGTAGAGTTTAA
- the rplE gene encoding 50S ribosomal protein L5, producing the protein MAYVPRLKQEYKERVIAALKEEFGYKNVMQVPKLEKIVVSRGVGSAVADKKQIEYAVDELTKITGQKAVATISKKDVASFKLRKGMAIGAKVTLRGERMYEFLDRLVTTALPRVRDFQGIKADGFDGRGNYNLGVTEQIIFPEIDIDKINKISGMDITFVTSAATDKEAKSLLSELGLPFKKN; encoded by the coding sequence ATGGCTTACGTACCTAGACTAAAACAAGAATATAAAGAGCGTGTAATAGCGGCTCTGAAAGAAGAATTTGGCTATAAGAATGTAATGCAGGTTCCTAAACTTGAAAAAATAGTAGTGAGCCGTGGAGTAGGTTCAGCAGTAGCAGACAAAAAACAAATTGAATATGCTGTTGATGAGCTAACTAAAATTACAGGACAAAAAGCAGTTGCTACTATCTCTAAAAAGGACGTAGCTTCTTTCAAACTTCGTAAAGGGATGGCTATCGGTGCCAAAGTTACTTTGCGAGGCGAAAGAATGTACGAATTTTTAGACCGATTGGTAACCACAGCTTTGCCACGTGTAAGAGATTTTCAAGGAATCAAAGCGGACGGATTCGATGGTAGAGGTAACTACAATTTGGGGGTTACCGAGCAAATCATTTTCCCTGAAATAGACATTGATAAAATCAATAAAATCTCAGGAATGGATATTACTTTTGTAACATCTGCCGCAACGGATAAAGAGGCAAAATCATTATTAAGCGAATTAGGATTACCTTTTAAAAAGAACTAA
- the rpmC gene encoding 50S ribosomal protein L29 gives MKQSEIKNLTIAELQGKLGEYKKSYADLKMAHAIQPLEKPIQLRQVRRTVARLACELTKRELQ, from the coding sequence ATGAAACAGTCTGAAATTAAAAATTTGACAATAGCTGAGCTACAAGGAAAGCTTGGTGAGTATAAAAAATCGTATGCAGATTTGAAAATGGCTCACGCCATTCAGCCACTTGAAAAACCAATCCAATTACGACAAGTAAGAAGAACGGTTGCTCGTTTAGCGTGTGAGCTTACTAAAAGAGAATTACAATAA
- the rpsN gene encoding 30S ribosomal protein S14 — protein MAKESMKAREVKRQKLVAKYAAKRKALKEAGDYEALQKLPKNASPVRLHNRCKLTGRPKGYMRTFGISRVLFREMANKGLIPGVKKASW, from the coding sequence ATGGCTAAAGAATCAATGAAAGCCCGTGAGGTAAAAAGACAAAAATTGGTAGCGAAATATGCAGCAAAACGTAAAGCTTTGAAAGAAGCTGGTGATTATGAAGCACTTCAAAAGTTACCTAAAAACGCTTCTCCGGTTCGTTTGCACAATCGTTGTAAATTAACAGGAAGACCAAAAGGGTATATGCGTACATTTGGAATTTCGCGTGTTTTATTCCGTGAGATGGCAAATAAAGGATTAATTCCGGGCGTTAAAAAAGCAAGTTGGTAA
- the rplP gene encoding 50S ribosomal protein L16 — translation MLQPKRTKYRRVQKGRMKGVSQRGHELSNGMFGIKSLDSSFITSRQIESARVAATRFMKREGQLWIKIFPDKPITKKPLEVRMGKGKGAVEYWAAVVKPGRIMFEVGGVPLDVAKEALRLAAQKLPVKTKFVVARDYQD, via the coding sequence ATGTTACAGCCAAAAAGAACAAAATATCGTAGAGTACAAAAAGGCAGAATGAAAGGAGTTTCTCAAAGAGGACACGAGCTTTCAAACGGTATGTTCGGTATAAAATCATTGGATTCATCGTTTATTACCTCACGTCAAATAGAGTCTGCTCGTGTTGCAGCAACTCGTTTTATGAAACGTGAAGGGCAATTATGGATTAAGATTTTCCCAGACAAACCGATTACTAAAAAGCCTTTAGAGGTACGTATGGGTAAAGGTAAAGGTGCCGTTGAATATTGGGCAGCTGTTGTGAAACCAGGAAGAATTATGTTTGAGGTAGGGGGTGTGCCGTTAGACGTGGCTAAAGAGGCTTTGCGTTTGGCAGCTCAAAAGCTACCAGTTAAAACAAAATTCGTTGTAGCAAGAGATTATCAAGATTAA
- the rplW gene encoding 50S ribosomal protein L23 yields MSILIRPVITEKASANSELKNAYTFEVAKDVNKIQIKNAIEATYGVKVEQVRTLNYAPKRKVRYTKTGLQVGKTNAVKRAVVQVAEGETIDFYSNI; encoded by the coding sequence CGTAATTACGGAAAAAGCAAGTGCAAACAGTGAGTTGAAAAACGCATATACGTTTGAAGTTGCTAAGGATGTAAATAAAATCCAGATTAAAAATGCTATTGAGGCTACTTATGGCGTAAAAGTAGAGCAGGTTCGTACGCTGAACTATGCACCAAAGCGTAAAGTGCGCTATACAAAAACAGGTTTGCAAGTTGGTAAAACAAACGCTGTAAAGCGTGCTGTTGTTCAAGTAGCTGAAGGAGAGACTATAGATTTTTATAGTAATATATAA
- the rplV gene encoding 50S ribosomal protein L22 encodes MGVRKREKATEIKEAKKSLAFAKLNNCPTSPRKMRLVADLVRGQQVDKALAILKFNQKEASARLEKLLLSAIANWQAKNEDANLEDAGLFVKEIRVDGGAILKRLRPAPQGRAHRIRKRSNHVTVVLAAKNNNTES; translated from the coding sequence ATGGGAGTTCGTAAAAGAGAAAAAGCAACAGAAATAAAAGAAGCTAAAAAGAGCTTGGCTTTTGCAAAGTTGAATAACTGCCCTACTTCACCACGAAAAATGCGCTTGGTAGCGGATTTGGTTCGTGGTCAACAAGTAGATAAAGCCCTTGCTATTTTGAAATTTAACCAAAAAGAGGCATCTGCTCGTTTAGAAAAATTATTGTTGTCGGCTATTGCTAACTGGCAAGCTAAAAACGAAGATGCTAATTTGGAAGATGCAGGTTTATTCGTTAAAGAAATCCGTGTGGATGGAGGAGCGATTCTTAAAAGATTACGTCCAGCTCCACAAGGAAGAGCACACAGAATCAGAAAACGCTCTAATCACGTAACAGTGGTTTTGGCAGCTAAAAATAATAACACAGAAAGCTAA
- the rplO gene encoding 50S ribosomal protein L15 produces the protein MNLSNLQPAEGSIHREGKRVGRGQGSGKGGTATRGHKGAKSRSGYSKKIGFEGGQMPLQRRVPKFGFKNINRKEYVGINLGQLQQMVDAGKITDTVDLETLIQLRLVKKTDLVKILGGGELKSKLKISVHKFTASAKAAVEAAGGEAVTL, from the coding sequence ATGAACTTGAGTAATTTACAACCTGCAGAAGGTTCAATTCACAGAGAAGGGAAGCGCGTTGGTCGTGGGCAAGGTTCTGGTAAAGGCGGAACTGCTACTCGTGGGCATAAAGGAGCAAAATCACGCTCAGGCTATTCTAAAAAGATTGGTTTTGAGGGAGGTCAGATGCCTTTACAAAGACGTGTACCAAAATTCGGTTTCAAAAACATTAACCGTAAAGAATATGTAGGTATTAACTTGGGGCAATTGCAACAAATGGTTGATGCTGGTAAAATTACCGATACGGTTGATTTGGAAACCTTAATTCAACTTCGCCTAGTTAAGAAAACAGATTTAGTTAAAATCTTAGGAGGGGGAGAGTTGAAATCAAAATTAAAAATTTCTGTTCATAAGTTTACAGCAAGTGCAAAGGCTGCTGTTGAGGCTGCTGGAGGAGAGGCTGTAACCTTGTAA
- the rpsM gene encoding 30S ribosomal protein S13: MARIAGIDLPKNKRGVIGLTYIFGIGKSRAKEILDRAQVSEDKKVNEWNDDEINSIREIVSSYKIEGELRSEIQLNIKRLMDIGCYRGIRHRNGLPLRGQRTKNNSRTRKGKRKTVANKKKATK, from the coding sequence ATGGCAAGGATTGCAGGTATAGATTTACCAAAAAACAAACGTGGAGTTATTGGATTGACCTACATTTTTGGTATCGGAAAAAGTAGAGCTAAGGAAATTTTAGACAGAGCTCAAGTAAGTGAAGACAAAAAAGTAAACGAATGGAATGATGATGAAATCAATAGCATTCGTGAAATCGTATCTTCTTATAAGATTGAAGGGGAGTTACGTTCTGAAATCCAATTAAACATCAAGCGTTTGATGGATATTGGTTGTTACAGAGGTATCCGTCACAGAAATGGTTTACCACTTCGCGGACAAAGAACCAAAAATAACTCTCGTACAAGAAAAGGTAAAAGAAAAACTGTTGCGAATAAGAAAAAAGCAACTAAATAA
- the rpsE gene encoding 30S ribosomal protein S5, with translation MYQKYKNVEYVKPSGLELKDRLVGVQRVTKVTKGGRAFGFSAIVVVGDENGVVGHGLGKSKEVADAIAKAVEDAKKNLVRIPLHGTTLPHEQKGKYGGARVYLQPASEGTGVIAGGAVRSVLEAVGVHNVLSKSQGSSNPHNVVKATFDALLQLRSAKTIAAQRGISLEKLFKG, from the coding sequence ATGTATCAGAAATATAAAAATGTAGAATATGTAAAACCAAGCGGACTTGAATTGAAAGATCGTTTGGTGGGAGTTCAACGTGTTACCAAAGTAACAAAAGGAGGACGAGCATTTGGTTTTTCGGCTATCGTGGTGGTAGGTGATGAAAACGGTGTAGTGGGTCACGGTTTGGGTAAATCAAAAGAAGTAGCTGATGCTATTGCCAAAGCAGTAGAAGATGCTAAGAAAAATTTGGTACGCATTCCGCTTCACGGAACTACATTACCTCACGAGCAAAAAGGAAAATACGGTGGAGCACGTGTATATTTACAGCCAGCCTCTGAGGGTACTGGAGTAATTGCTGGGGGTGCTGTACGTTCGGTTTTAGAGGCAGTAGGGGTACATAACGTACTTTCAAAATCACAAGGTTCTTCAAACCCTCACAACGTGGTGAAAGCTACTTTTGACGCTTTGTTACAGTTGCGTTCAGCTAAAACAATTGCTGCTCAACGTGGAATTTCTTTAGAAAAATTGTTTAAAGGATAA
- the rplR gene encoding 50S ribosomal protein L18, translated as MALSKIERRQRIRNRIRKVVQGTAEQPRLAVFRSNNEIYAQIVDDTKGTTLVSASSRDKEIGASKTTKTEKAALVGKALAEKALKQGIEKVSFDRGGYLYHGRVKSLADGAREGGLKF; from the coding sequence ATGGCATTATCAAAAATAGAAAGAAGACAACGCATTAGAAACAGAATCAGAAAAGTAGTTCAAGGTACTGCTGAGCAACCGCGTTTGGCTGTTTTTAGAAGCAATAATGAAATTTATGCTCAAATTGTAGATGATACCAAAGGTACTACTTTAGTGTCTGCATCTTCAAGAGATAAAGAAATAGGAGCCTCTAAAACTACTAAAACCGAAAAAGCGGCTTTGGTAGGGAAAGCACTTGCTGAAAAAGCATTGAAACAAGGTATCGAAAAAGTATCTTTCGATAGAGGAGGATATTTATATCACGGTAGAGTAAAATCATTAGCTGACGGAGCCAGAGAGGGCGGACTTAAATTCTAA
- the secY gene encoding preprotein translocase subunit SecY, which produces MMKFIENLTNIWKIDELRNRVILTLGILLVYRFGAHVVLPGIDSAQLHELTQKTSGGGLLDILNAFTGGAFANASVFALGIMPYISASIVVQLMGIAIPYLQKLQKEGESGRRKLNQITRWLTILICIVQAPAYLYGLGALGVPDSAFVLGKGLDFIIPAVIILVTGTVFAMWLGEKITDKGIGNGISLLIMVGIIARLPLAFFSEAASRIEGSNGGLMLILVELIIWFVIILLSIFLIMAVRQIPVQYARRTAGGAVEKNVFGARQYIPLKLNASGVMPIIFAQALMFVPAAVAGLLTSETAKEFQAAFGDIFGFWYNLLFAVLIILFTYFYTAITVPTNKMADDLKRSGGFIPGIRPGKETADYLDKIMSLITFPGSIFLALIAVFPAILVKIIDMQQGWAMFYGGTSLLILVGVAIDTMQQVNSYLLNRHYDGLMKTGKNRKTVSQ; this is translated from the coding sequence ATTATGAAGTTTATCGAGAACCTAACCAACATTTGGAAAATAGATGAGTTAAGAAACAGAGTTATTTTAACGCTGGGTATTTTGTTAGTTTATCGTTTCGGTGCTCACGTAGTGCTTCCAGGAATTGATTCGGCTCAGTTACACGAGCTGACTCAAAAAACTTCAGGAGGTGGATTGTTGGACATTTTGAATGCCTTTACAGGAGGAGCTTTTGCTAATGCCTCTGTTTTTGCTTTAGGAATTATGCCGTACATTTCTGCCTCTATTGTGGTTCAGTTGATGGGAATTGCTATTCCTTATTTGCAAAAACTACAGAAGGAAGGAGAAAGCGGTCGTAGAAAACTCAATCAAATTACCCGATGGCTAACCATACTAATATGTATTGTTCAAGCGCCTGCTTACCTTTATGGGTTGGGTGCTTTGGGAGTGCCTGACAGCGCTTTTGTTTTAGGTAAAGGGCTTGATTTTATCATTCCAGCTGTAATCATTTTGGTTACAGGAACCGTTTTTGCAATGTGGTTGGGCGAGAAAATCACTGACAAAGGTATAGGTAATGGTATTTCATTGCTTATTATGGTAGGGATTATTGCACGTTTACCTTTGGCATTCTTCTCTGAAGCTGCATCAAGAATTGAAGGTTCGAATGGAGGTTTGATGCTAATACTTGTTGAATTGATAATTTGGTTTGTAATCATATTGCTATCCATTTTCTTGATTATGGCAGTACGCCAAATTCCAGTACAGTACGCTCGTAGAACGGCTGGGGGGGCTGTTGAGAAAAATGTTTTTGGGGCACGTCAGTACATTCCTCTTAAATTAAATGCCTCTGGGGTGATGCCTATTATTTTTGCACAGGCTTTGATGTTCGTTCCAGCTGCAGTTGCAGGATTGCTTACTTCGGAAACCGCAAAAGAATTTCAAGCAGCATTTGGTGATATCTTTGGATTTTGGTACAACTTGCTTTTTGCTGTACTTATCATCTTATTCACTTATTTTTACACAGCAATTACGGTGCCTACCAATAAAATGGCAGATGATTTGAAGCGTAGCGGAGGGTTTATCCCTGGTATTCGCCCAGGAAAAGAAACAGCCGATTATTTGGATAAAATTATGTCGCTTATTACTTTTCCAGGTTCTATTTTCTTGGCACTCATTGCAGTATTTCCTGCCATTTTAGTAAAGATTATAGATATGCAACAAGGTTGGGCAATGTTCTACGGAGGAACTTCATTACTGATTTTGGTTGGGGTAGCTATTGATACTATGCAACAAGTCAATTCATATTTATTAAATCGTCATTATGATGGTTTGATGAAAACAGGTAAAAACAGAAAAACAGTTTCACAATAA
- the rplB gene encoding 50S ribosomal protein L2 — protein sequence MSVRKLKPITPGQRFRVVNDFDTITTDKPEKSLLVPLKKTGGRNNQGKMTMRYIGGGHKKKYRIIDFKRNKFGIEATVESIQYDPNRTAFIALLVYTDGEKRYIIAPNGLRVGQKVISGDNVAPEVGNAMPLSQIPLGTVISCIELRPGQGANIARSAGTFAQLMAKEGRYATVKLPSGETRMILLTCVATIGAVSNSDHQLIVSGKAGRSRWLGRRPRTRPVVMNPVDHPMGGGEGRATGGHPRSRKGIPAKGYRTRSKTKASNKYIVERRKK from the coding sequence ATGTCAGTTAGAAAATTAAAACCGATTACCCCCGGTCAGCGTTTTAGAGTAGTAAACGATTTTGACACCATTACTACTGATAAGCCGGAAAAAAGCCTTTTGGTTCCGTTAAAAAAGACGGGTGGTAGAAACAATCAAGGAAAAATGACCATGCGTTATATTGGTGGTGGTCACAAGAAAAAGTATCGTATTATCGATTTTAAACGCAACAAGTTTGGTATAGAAGCTACTGTGGAGTCCATTCAGTATGACCCTAACAGAACAGCTTTTATCGCTTTGTTAGTTTATACCGATGGAGAGAAACGTTACATTATTGCGCCTAATGGGTTGCGAGTGGGGCAGAAAGTAATTTCAGGAGATAATGTAGCTCCTGAAGTAGGTAATGCTATGCCACTTTCACAAATTCCGTTAGGAACGGTAATTTCTTGTATTGAATTGCGTCCTGGGCAAGGTGCCAATATTGCACGTTCTGCAGGTACATTTGCACAATTGATGGCAAAAGAAGGAAGATATGCTACTGTTAAATTGCCTTCTGGTGAAACACGTATGATTTTGCTTACTTGTGTAGCAACTATCGGAGCGGTTTCTAATTCAGATCATCAGTTGATCGTTTCAGGAAAAGCAGGTCGCTCTCGTTGGTTAGGTAGAAGACCAAGAACAAGACCGGTGGTTATGAACCCTGTTGATCACCCAATGGGTGGTGGTGAAGGTAGAGCAACCGGAGGTCACCCACGCTCACGTAAGGGCATTCCTGCTAAAGGTTACAGAACTCGTTCTAAAACCAAGGCAAGTAATAAGTATATTGTAGAACGTAGAAAGAAATAA
- the ykgO gene encoding type B 50S ribosomal protein L36: MKVRASIKKRSPECIIVRRKGRLYVINKKNPKFKQRQG, encoded by the coding sequence ATGAAAGTTAGAGCATCAATTAAGAAGAGAAGTCCCGAGTGCATTATTGTGCGTCGTAAAGGGAGATTGTACGTAATTAACAAGAAAAATCCTAAATTTAAACAAAGACAAGGATAA
- the rpsQ gene encoding 30S ribosomal protein S17, producing MEKRNLRKERIGVVTSNKMEKSIVVSEVKRVKHPMYGKFVLRTKKYVAHDEKNDCNIGDTVRIMETRPLSKTKCWRLVEIIERAK from the coding sequence ATGGAAAAAAGAAATTTAAGAAAAGAAAGAATAGGGGTTGTAACTAGCAACAAAATGGAGAAATCAATTGTGGTTTCTGAAGTCAAACGCGTGAAGCACCCTATGTATGGTAAGTTCGTGTTGCGTACAAAGAAATATGTGGCACACGATGAAAAGAACGATTGTAACATTGGGGATACCGTTCGGATTATGGAAACACGTCCGCTGAGTAAAACCAAATGTTGGAGATTAGTGGAAATCATTGAAAGAGCGAAGTAA
- the infA gene encoding translation initiation factor IF-1 encodes MAKQAAIEQDGTIVEALSNAMFRVELDNGHVVIAHISGKMRMHYIKLLPGDKVKLEMSPYDLTKARITYRY; translated from the coding sequence ATGGCAAAACAAGCAGCAATTGAACAAGACGGAACCATTGTAGAGGCATTATCAAATGCAATGTTTCGGGTTGAATTGGATAATGGACACGTTGTAATAGCACATATTTCAGGCAAGATGCGTATGCACTACATAAAGCTTCTACCTGGTGATAAAGTAAAGCTCGAGATGAGTCCTTATGATTTAACCAAAGCCCGAATTACTTACAGATATTAA
- the rpsH gene encoding 30S ribosomal protein S8, translating to MYTDPIADYLTRIRNANNARHRVVEIPSSKFKQEITKILFDQGYILSYKFEENSVQGTIKIALKYDKVTKEPVIKHLERASRPGLRKYAGADNLPRVLNGLGIAIISTSQGVMTGKKAKELNIGGEVICYVY from the coding sequence ATGTACACAGATCCTATAGCAGATTATTTAACAAGAATAAGAAACGCGAATAATGCAAGGCATAGAGTAGTGGAGATTCCTTCGTCAAAATTCAAACAAGAAATCACTAAAATTTTGTTTGACCAAGGATATATTTTAAGCTACAAATTTGAAGAAAATTCCGTACAAGGAACTATCAAAATAGCTTTAAAATACGACAAAGTAACCAAAGAGCCTGTCATTAAGCATTTAGAGAGAGCAAGTAGACCGGGACTTAGAAAGTATGCCGGTGCTGATAACCTTCCTCGCGTGTTGAACGGATTGGGCATTGCCATCATTTCTACCTCACAAGGGGTGATGACGGGTAAAAAAGCCAAGGAGTTGAACATCGGCGGAGAAGTAATTTGTTACGTTTACTAA
- the rplX gene encoding 50S ribosomal protein L24, which translates to MMKLKIKTGDTVRVIAGEHKGAEGKVLRVDREKNKAIVEGVNLVSKHTKPSAQNPQGGIVKKEAFIHISNISLIDAKTGKTTRVGYEIRDGKKVRISKKSNEVI; encoded by the coding sequence ATGATGAAACTAAAGATAAAAACAGGAGACACTGTACGTGTAATTGCTGGAGAGCACAAAGGTGCCGAAGGGAAAGTACTTCGTGTTGACCGTGAGAAGAATAAAGCGATTGTAGAAGGGGTAAACTTGGTGTCAAAACATACCAAACCAAGTGCACAAAACCCTCAAGGTGGAATCGTTAAAAAAGAAGCGTTTATTCACATTTCAAACATCTCTTTAATTGATGCGAAAACGGGTAAAACAACACGTGTTGGCTACGAGATTAGAGATGGTAAGAAAGTGCGAATTTCTAAAAAATCTAATGAAGTAATATAG
- the rplF gene encoding 50S ribosomal protein L6, translated as MSRIGKAPISIPAGVTVTINNNIVTVKGKLGELTQEVKDIAVKQEDGQLVLEKTAETKDQNAKHGLYRALINNMVIGVSEGFTKELELVGVGYRASNQGQKLDLALGFSHNIVLELPQEVKLETINEKGKNPIIKLTSHDKQLVGQVAAKIRSFRKPEPYKGKGVKFVGEVLRRKAGKSA; from the coding sequence ATGTCAAGAATAGGTAAAGCACCCATCAGTATTCCTGCCGGAGTTACGGTAACGATCAATAATAATATCGTAACGGTAAAAGGAAAATTAGGCGAATTAACCCAAGAGGTTAAAGACATTGCTGTTAAGCAAGAGGATGGACAATTAGTGTTAGAAAAAACGGCTGAAACTAAAGACCAGAATGCTAAACACGGCTTATACAGAGCTTTGATTAACAATATGGTTATTGGGGTTTCAGAAGGATTCACTAAAGAGTTAGAGTTAGTTGGGGTAGGATATCGTGCCTCAAACCAAGGACAAAAATTAGACTTGGCTTTAGGATTTTCTCACAATATTGTATTAGAGTTGCCACAAGAGGTAAAACTTGAAACAATCAACGAGAAAGGTAAAAACCCAATTATTAAATTAACTTCGCACGATAAACAATTGGTAGGACAAGTGGCGGCTAAAATCCGTAGCTTCCGTAAACCAGAACCTTACAAAGGAAAAGGAGTTAAGTTTGTAGGTGAAGTATTAAGAAGAAAAGCAGGTAAATCAGCTTAA
- the rplN gene encoding 50S ribosomal protein L14 — MIQQESRLKVADNTGAKEVLTIRVLGGTKRRYASVGDKIVVSVKEATPNGNVKKGQVSTAVVVRTKKEVRRADGSYIRFDENACVLLNAAGEMRGTRVFGPVARELRDKQFMKIVSLAPEVL; from the coding sequence ATGATACAGCAAGAATCAAGATTAAAAGTAGCCGATAATACCGGAGCAAAAGAAGTTTTGACAATCCGTGTTTTAGGAGGAACTAAACGCAGATACGCTTCAGTAGGCGATAAGATTGTAGTTTCTGTAAAAGAGGCTACTCCAAATGGAAACGTAAAGAAAGGTCAAGTATCTACAGCCGTTGTGGTACGTACTAAAAAAGAGGTACGTCGTGCAGATGGTTCTTATATTCGCTTCGATGAAAATGCTTGTGTTCTTTTGAATGCAGCTGGAGAAATGAGAGGTACTCGTGTATTTGGACCTGTGGCAAGAGAACTTCGTGACAAACAGTTTATGAAGATTGTATCACTAGCACCTGAAGTGCTTTAA